Proteins from a single region of Crassaminicella profunda:
- a CDS encoding ATP-binding cassette domain-containing protein translates to MINIKEIEKVKIKALEKKYPFSIAFFENNNLNIDGYDEYTFEEYLNHFTEEEIEEWAIDIEKIKIDFIAYMNEMLTFLGIEEEDGVNSLTIIAGNNKYGEKEEFESLTIHKGEIVSIVGPTGSGKSRLLADIEWTANGDTPTERSILINEKEPDKKWRFSSSNKLVAQLSQNMNFVMDLTVKEFIELHAKSRLIQNEEEVIQKIIDAANHLAGEQFNLDTPITSLSGGQSRALMIADTAILSTSPIVLIDEIENAGIDRKRALNLLVSEEKIVLMATHDPTLALMADKRIVIKNGGIHKVLKTQEEEKEVLVELERMDKIISGLRANLRKGERLKK, encoded by the coding sequence ATGATTAATATAAAAGAAATAGAAAAAGTGAAAATAAAAGCATTAGAGAAAAAATATCCTTTTAGCATTGCTTTTTTCGAAAACAACAATTTAAATATAGACGGATATGATGAATATACCTTTGAAGAATATTTAAATCATTTCACAGAAGAAGAAATAGAAGAATGGGCAATCGATATTGAAAAAATCAAAATAGATTTCATTGCTTATATGAATGAGATGTTAACCTTTCTTGGAATAGAAGAAGAGGATGGAGTAAACTCATTGACCATTATTGCAGGAAATAACAAATATGGGGAAAAAGAAGAGTTTGAAAGTCTTACGATCCACAAAGGAGAAATTGTTTCAATCGTAGGACCTACAGGTTCAGGAAAAAGTCGGTTGCTAGCAGATATTGAATGGACTGCCAATGGGGATACCCCTACAGAAAGAAGTATTTTAATTAATGAAAAGGAGCCAGATAAAAAATGGAGATTCTCCTCTTCTAATAAATTAGTAGCACAATTGTCTCAAAATATGAACTTTGTCATGGATTTAACCGTAAAGGAGTTTATAGAATTACATGCTAAAAGTAGGCTAATTCAAAATGAAGAAGAAGTGATTCAAAAAATCATTGACGCAGCAAATCATTTAGCAGGGGAGCAGTTTAACTTAGATACGCCTATAACCAGCCTTAGTGGGGGACAATCTAGAGCTTTAATGATTGCGGATACAGCTATACTTAGTACTTCTCCAATCGTCTTAATTGATGAAATTGAGAATGCTGGAATAGATAGAAAAAGAGCTTTAAATCTTTTGGTTAGTGAAGAAAAAATAGTCCTTATGGCTACCCATGACCCTACCTTAGCTTTGATGGCAGATAAAAGAATTGTCATTAAAAATGGGGGAATTCATAAAGTACTCAAAACGCAAGAGGAAGAAAAAGAAGTATTAGTAGAACTTGAGAGAATGGACAAAATTATCAGTGGTTTAAGAGCTAACTTAAGAAAAGGTGAAAGACTGAAAAAATAA
- the hcp gene encoding hydroxylamine reductase yields the protein MSMFCYQCQEAAKGTGCTIKGVCGKPEEVSNLQDLMIYTLKGIAVVTQEGSKVGAKFLAADHFTMNGLFMTITNANFDEEVFIKKIKEGLALREEMKKELRSKGVTLDDLHDAATWTADSVSAIKAKADSVQVGVLATENEDVRSLRELIIYGLKGMAAYAEHAYNLGKENEEIYAFITKALVATLDDTLSADELVALTLETGKYGVDVMALLDAANTGTYGNPEITEVNIGVRNNPAILISGHDLKDLEQLLKQTEGTGVDVYTHGEMLPAHYYPAFKKYDHFVGNYGNAWWKQKEEFETFNGPILFTTNCIVPPKSEHIERIYTTGASGYPGCKHIELNENGEKDFTEIIEHAKKSNSPTEIENGKIVGGFAHAQVFALADKVVEAVKSGAIKKFFVMAGCDGRMKSRDYYTEFAEKLPKDTVILTAGCAKYRYNKLDLGDIGGIPRVLDAGQCNDSYSLAVIALKLKEVFELNDVNELPIAYNIAWYEQKAVIVLLALLYLGVKNIKLGPTLPAFLSPNVAKVLVETFGINGINSVNEDLEQLL from the coding sequence ATGAGTATGTTTTGCTATCAATGTCAAGAAGCCGCAAAAGGAACAGGTTGTACCATTAAAGGAGTCTGTGGAAAGCCAGAAGAGGTTTCAAATTTACAAGATTTAATGATTTATACCTTAAAGGGAATTGCAGTCGTTACACAAGAGGGAAGTAAAGTAGGAGCTAAATTTCTAGCAGCCGACCACTTCACCATGAATGGTTTATTTATGACGATTACAAATGCTAACTTCGATGAAGAAGTGTTTATTAAAAAAATTAAAGAAGGATTAGCTTTAAGAGAGGAAATGAAAAAAGAATTAAGAAGTAAAGGGGTAACTCTTGATGATTTACATGATGCAGCTACATGGACAGCGGATTCAGTATCTGCAATAAAAGCAAAAGCAGATTCTGTTCAAGTAGGCGTTTTAGCTACGGAAAATGAAGATGTACGTTCTCTAAGAGAATTAATCATCTATGGATTAAAAGGAATGGCAGCTTATGCAGAACATGCTTATAATCTAGGAAAAGAAAATGAAGAAATATATGCATTTATTACAAAAGCATTAGTGGCTACGTTAGATGATACATTAAGTGCAGATGAATTAGTAGCGCTTACTTTAGAAACAGGAAAATACGGTGTAGATGTAATGGCGCTATTAGATGCTGCTAATACAGGTACTTATGGTAATCCAGAAATTACTGAAGTAAATATTGGTGTTAGAAATAATCCTGCCATATTAATATCTGGTCATGATTTAAAAGATTTAGAACAATTACTAAAGCAAACAGAGGGTACAGGGGTAGATGTATATACTCATGGAGAAATGTTACCAGCTCATTATTATCCAGCATTTAAAAAGTATGATCATTTTGTAGGAAATTATGGAAATGCCTGGTGGAAGCAAAAAGAAGAATTTGAAACCTTTAATGGACCGATTCTTTTCACAACGAATTGTATTGTACCACCAAAATCTGAGCATATTGAAAGAATATATACTACAGGTGCATCTGGATATCCAGGATGTAAACATATTGAATTAAACGAAAATGGAGAAAAAGATTTCACTGAAATTATAGAACATGCTAAAAAATCAAATTCACCTACAGAAATAGAAAATGGCAAAATCGTTGGAGGATTTGCTCACGCACAAGTATTTGCATTAGCGGACAAGGTAGTTGAAGCTGTAAAGAGTGGAGCGATTAAAAAGTTCTTTGTAATGGCTGGGTGTGATGGAAGAATGAAATCAAGAGATTATTATACAGAATTTGCAGAAAAGCTTCCAAAGGATACCGTAATTTTAACAGCTGGATGTGCAAAATACCGTTATAATAAATTAGATTTAGGTGATATTGGTGGAATACCAAGAGTCCTAGATGCAGGACAATGTAATGACTCCTATTCATTAGCAGTCATCGCTCTTAAATTAAAAGAAGTATTTGAGTTAAATGATGTAAATGAATTACCAATTGCTTATAATATTGCGTGGTATGAGCAAAAGGCTGTAATTGTACTGCTTGCATTACTTTACCTAGGCGTGAAAAATATTAAATTAGGACCAACACTTCCAGCATTCTTATCACCAAATGTAGCAAAAGTTCTTGTTGAGACTTTTGGAATTAATGGGATAAATAGTGTGAATGAAGATTTAGAACAATTACTATAA
- a CDS encoding Crp/Fnr family transcriptional regulator yields MKNISGSLIHSVLFKNKTQEEINNTLSSIEYIIKDYNKGDLIFSVDQATKYIGIILKGSIEVQKNLASGKIISILHKKKGDLFGEGSVFSKTNTYPCNIFAKTRSTILLIHKKNMLTLLSNDPSLLANFLSSFANRVLLLNLKTELLSYSSIQQKIAFSLLYLMDEYKCDHSILLPYSKKTWSEHLNVSRPSLFRELKALCEQEIIHIQDRIITILNKDHLVNLLYNQ; encoded by the coding sequence ATGAAAAATATTTCTGGTTCTCTTATTCATTCTGTTCTTTTTAAAAATAAAACTCAAGAAGAAATCAATAATACTTTATCTTCCATAGAATACATTATTAAAGATTATAACAAGGGAGATTTAATTTTTAGCGTAGATCAAGCAACTAAATATATTGGGATTATTTTAAAAGGATCTATTGAGGTGCAAAAGAATTTAGCTTCTGGAAAAATTATCAGTATTCTTCACAAAAAGAAAGGAGATCTATTTGGAGAAGGTTCTGTTTTTTCAAAAACAAATACATATCCTTGCAACATTTTTGCTAAAACAAGAAGTACTATTCTTCTTATTCATAAGAAAAATATGCTCACGCTATTAAGTAATGACCCTTCTTTATTAGCTAATTTTTTAAGTTCATTTGCTAATCGAGTGCTTTTATTAAATTTAAAAACCGAATTATTATCTTACTCATCCATTCAACAAAAAATCGCTTTTTCCCTACTCTATCTGATGGACGAGTACAAATGTGATCATTCTATTCTTTTGCCTTATTCAAAAAAAACATGGTCAGAACACTTGAATGTGTCCAGACCATCTTTATTTAGAGAACTAAAAGCTCTCTGTGAACAGGAAATTATCCATATACAAGATCGAATCATTACCATCTTAAACAAAGATCATTTGGTAAATCTATTATATAATCAATAA
- a CDS encoding cupin domain-containing protein: MQEKYLKNIPFEEVLELKNLVNYAEGRVSSKTLVQRNDLSITLFAFDQGEGLSTHSAPGDAMVYVMEGSVNVTIGEDTKVVLKEGQTAVMPANIPHALESIEKFKMLLTVVKPQKENK; encoded by the coding sequence ATGCAAGAAAAATATTTAAAAAACATACCTTTTGAGGAAGTTTTAGAGCTGAAGAACTTAGTTAATTATGCAGAGGGAAGAGTAAGTAGTAAAACCCTTGTACAAAGAAATGATTTGAGTATTACTTTATTTGCATTTGATCAAGGAGAGGGACTAAGTACACATTCTGCACCGGGAGACGCCATGGTGTATGTTATGGAAGGTAGTGTGAATGTTACAATTGGAGAAGATACAAAAGTTGTATTAAAAGAAGGACAGACAGCCGTTATGCCTGCTAATATTCCCCATGCATTAGAATCAATTGAAAAATTCAAGATGTTACTTACGGTTGTAAAACCTCAGAAAGAAAATAAATAG
- a CDS encoding hydrogenase maturation nickel metallochaperone HypA has product MHEGCSGSFQTGKEVVDKIRMMGFSKQYMPVPLRIQCEECDETFDMETFEDHCPHCKMVYGVTPCHAFDPENVRAAGKDY; this is encoded by the coding sequence ATGCACGAAGGATGCTCAGGAAGCTTTCAAACAGGAAAAGAAGTTGTAGATAAAATTAGAATGATGGGATTTTCAAAGCAATATATGCCTGTACCTTTAAGAATTCAATGTGAGGAATGTGATGAAACCTTTGATATGGAAACCTTTGAGGATCATTGCCCCCATTGCAAGATGGTTTATGGGGTAACGCCATGCCATGCCTTTGATCCAGAAAATGTTAGAGCTGCAGGAAAAGATTATTAA
- a CDS encoding acyl-CoA dehydratase activase, which produces MYSIGVDIGYATLKCVVLNNVKEQVFKSNIFHYGNSMGLLKKQLKNIENKLSIKNCYIGVTGEQAKVLNKYQINDISALTEGVIHTDENVQSIMEIGAQSSRYITGFSKNAKEHMEFSMNSSCSAGTGSFLEEQVSRLGIQLEEYSSYIQKATQIPRIAGRCSVFSKTDMIHHQQEGVKIEDILLGLSYALARNYKGNVVQRMKIAKPVMFVGGVANNQGVVRALKEIFSFSDDELMITEDCSNKGALGAALLAIKNNVLCNLQNIFEELESIKVKNEDSCFYEPLQEYGKHDYKDKHICKIVKENMIDGYMGIDIGSTSTNLVLIDKNKEVLSYRYIRTKGNPEKSVNIGLKSIQEEFNGRLNVIGIGTTGSGRTMIGRKIKADLIVNEITAQAKGAIEMDQDVDTIFEIGGQDSKYISIQDGCVVDFEMNKICAAGTGSFIEEQAKKLKIPIEEYEKIALKGNKPLNLGERCTVFIEGNISKALAQGKSKENITAGLSYSIVNNYLNRVVMNKKIGNKIFLQGGIAHNQAVVNAFRAVLGKKISVPPFFSVTGAYGVALLTKEELENKKETRIEASESLDMEDEINKFFLKGYTRDLEDKKLTIGIPRVLFIHKLFPLFNEFFKTLGFNVLLSEETNKDIIALSQEYALDETCYPIKLINGHVAALIKKGVDYIFLPSLYTMKHPISKTREDYACVYMQTAPKIVEKTMELKEKGIQLLSPALSFKFGKGHMMQTLLDLGKKLGKNKGETSLALEKGLKRFKQFEEEVETLGQGLMDSLKEDEKAFVIITRAYGIADEGLNMEIPRRLREMGHKVLTLSNLPAHSYDLSDDYPNMYWPFGQHILSGAKIVKENKNLYAIYLTNHGCGPDTILSHYFKEEMGEKPYLHIEVDEHASNVGVMTRLEAFIESLKNNKMNEEVKKKDKDITKSYRDDEQLYIPYLYPYSHLLQGILRKKGMHVNLLSPTDEKSLEVGKKYTLSKEYLSLTALLGDVFSKIQEINKANACIWVPQTEGSETFGQYGRLLDQKIKLEGYEDVRIESPFMEDLLEDDKYEEEFLLMIIAGDLIMTSPREDREEYLKRILKEIEEGTFNEYSLRMIANSIYEKLSKIKYEKSIYVLGEISIIFNPFLNHNQLEKLEQKNKVYYEPVSEVMYFKWVDFLRKEKKDHSVMKKLLSKMNEIMKQVSKELSVYSPFDKDIDEMIKMADEKLPLYCGGNGRYRMVKPLRCPEHMNGILLMSSMYENTGTILKLLKEQDKNILIQPNIELCFDGSLHSGNDEKIQNFIYYI; this is translated from the coding sequence ATGTATAGCATTGGAGTAGATATTGGATATGCTACATTAAAATGTGTAGTACTGAATAATGTGAAAGAACAGGTTTTTAAAAGTAATATTTTTCATTATGGAAACAGTATGGGTTTACTAAAGAAGCAATTAAAAAATATTGAAAATAAATTGAGTATAAAAAATTGTTATATAGGCGTTACGGGAGAACAGGCAAAAGTATTGAATAAATATCAGATAAATGATATTTCAGCACTTACCGAAGGGGTTATACATACGGACGAGAATGTTCAATCTATTATGGAAATAGGTGCTCAGAGTTCTAGGTATATTACAGGTTTTTCTAAAAATGCTAAGGAACACATGGAATTTTCTATGAATTCAAGCTGTTCTGCTGGAACTGGTTCTTTCTTAGAGGAACAAGTATCACGACTAGGGATTCAGTTAGAGGAATATTCAAGCTATATTCAAAAGGCTACCCAAATACCTAGAATTGCGGGACGCTGTAGTGTGTTTTCTAAGACAGATATGATTCATCACCAGCAAGAGGGCGTTAAAATCGAAGATATATTGCTTGGACTTTCTTATGCCCTTGCTAGGAATTATAAAGGGAATGTTGTACAGCGTATGAAGATTGCAAAGCCTGTTATGTTTGTAGGGGGTGTAGCAAATAATCAAGGCGTAGTAAGAGCATTAAAAGAAATTTTTAGCTTCTCTGATGATGAGTTGATGATTACGGAGGACTGTTCAAATAAGGGAGCTTTAGGTGCAGCCCTTCTAGCCATAAAAAACAATGTCTTATGCAATCTTCAAAATATATTTGAAGAATTAGAAAGTATTAAAGTAAAAAATGAGGACAGTTGCTTTTATGAACCTCTTCAAGAATATGGGAAGCATGATTATAAGGATAAGCATATTTGTAAAATTGTAAAAGAAAATATGATTGATGGGTATATGGGAATTGATATCGGTTCTACGAGTACGAATCTGGTACTAATTGATAAAAATAAAGAGGTATTGTCATATAGATATATAAGAACGAAAGGGAATCCTGAAAAATCTGTAAATATAGGTCTCAAATCTATTCAAGAGGAGTTTAATGGAAGGCTCAATGTAATAGGAATAGGTACAACTGGTTCCGGGAGAACTATGATTGGAAGAAAAATTAAAGCAGATTTAATTGTAAATGAGATTACAGCACAGGCAAAGGGTGCTATTGAGATGGATCAGGATGTAGATACGATTTTTGAGATAGGGGGTCAAGATTCAAAATATATCAGTATACAGGATGGCTGTGTTGTTGATTTTGAAATGAATAAAATTTGTGCTGCTGGAACAGGTTCATTTATTGAGGAACAAGCAAAAAAATTAAAAATTCCTATAGAAGAATATGAAAAAATTGCTTTAAAAGGAAATAAACCTTTGAATTTAGGAGAGCGATGTACTGTTTTTATAGAAGGAAATATTTCAAAGGCTTTAGCACAAGGGAAAAGTAAAGAAAATATTACAGCAGGGCTTAGTTATTCAATTGTAAACAATTATCTAAATAGAGTCGTTATGAATAAAAAGATAGGAAATAAAATCTTTTTACAAGGAGGAATTGCTCATAATCAAGCAGTGGTTAATGCTTTTAGAGCCGTACTTGGAAAGAAAATCAGCGTACCACCATTTTTCAGTGTTACAGGAGCTTATGGTGTAGCGTTATTAACAAAAGAAGAATTAGAAAATAAAAAAGAAACAAGAATAGAAGCTAGTGAGTCACTAGATATGGAAGATGAAATCAATAAATTCTTTTTAAAGGGATATACAAGAGATCTAGAGGATAAAAAACTTACCATAGGAATTCCAAGGGTTCTTTTCATACACAAGCTATTTCCTTTGTTCAATGAATTTTTTAAAACTTTAGGATTTAATGTTTTATTATCGGAAGAAACCAATAAGGATATTATCGCATTAAGTCAAGAATATGCACTAGATGAGACTTGTTATCCTATAAAATTGATTAATGGTCATGTAGCAGCATTGATTAAAAAAGGGGTAGATTATATATTTTTGCCTAGCTTGTATACGATGAAGCATCCCATCTCTAAGACGAGAGAAGATTATGCGTGTGTATATATGCAAACAGCACCTAAAATTGTGGAAAAAACTATGGAATTGAAAGAAAAAGGAATTCAACTTTTATCTCCAGCATTATCTTTTAAGTTTGGCAAAGGACATATGATGCAAACACTACTAGATTTAGGGAAAAAACTTGGAAAGAATAAAGGGGAGACATCATTAGCGTTGGAAAAAGGACTAAAAAGGTTTAAACAATTTGAAGAAGAAGTTGAAACATTAGGACAAGGGCTAATGGATTCTCTTAAAGAGGATGAAAAAGCATTTGTCATCATTACAAGAGCTTATGGAATCGCAGATGAAGGGCTGAATATGGAAATTCCAAGAAGGTTGAGAGAAATGGGACATAAAGTCCTTACTTTATCAAATCTTCCAGCTCATAGCTATGATTTATCTGATGATTATCCGAATATGTATTGGCCTTTTGGTCAACATATTTTATCAGGAGCAAAGATTGTAAAAGAGAATAAGAACCTCTATGCTATATATCTTACGAATCATGGATGTGGACCAGATACAATATTGAGTCATTATTTTAAGGAAGAAATGGGTGAGAAGCCTTATCTACATATAGAAGTAGATGAGCATGCATCTAATGTTGGCGTTATGACTAGATTAGAGGCTTTTATAGAAAGCTTGAAAAATAATAAAATGAATGAAGAAGTAAAGAAAAAAGATAAGGATATAACAAAAAGTTATAGGGATGATGAACAATTGTATATACCTTATTTGTATCCCTATAGTCATTTATTGCAGGGCATATTAAGAAAAAAAGGTATGCATGTAAATCTTCTTTCACCTACAGATGAAAAATCTTTAGAAGTTGGAAAAAAGTATACCCTATCAAAGGAGTATTTATCCTTAACTGCACTATTAGGGGATGTATTCTCAAAGATTCAAGAAATAAACAAAGCAAATGCATGTATATGGGTTCCACAAACAGAAGGAAGTGAAACCTTTGGACAATACGGAAGATTACTAGATCAAAAGATTAAGCTTGAAGGCTATGAGGATGTTAGAATAGAATCACCATTTATGGAAGATTTACTAGAAGATGATAAATATGAGGAAGAATTTTTATTAATGATTATTGCAGGAGATCTTATTATGACTTCTCCTAGAGAAGATCGAGAGGAATATTTAAAAAGAATATTGAAGGAGATAGAAGAAGGAACTTTTAATGAATATTCATTGAGAATGATAGCTAATAGCATATACGAAAAATTATCAAAAATAAAATATGAAAAATCAATTTATGTGTTAGGAGAAATAAGTATAATATTTAATCCTTTTCTCAATCATAATCAACTTGAGAAATTGGAGCAAAAAAATAAAGTTTATTATGAACCTGTTTCAGAGGTCATGTATTTTAAATGGGTGGACTTTTTAAGAAAAGAGAAAAAGGATCATTCAGTAATGAAGAAACTTTTGAGTAAAATGAATGAAATCATGAAGCAAGTTTCAAAGGAACTTAGCGTATATAGTCCATTTGATAAAGATATAGATGAAATGATCAAAATGGCTGATGAAAAATTACCATTATATTGTGGCGGAAATGGTAGATATAGAATGGTGAAACCATTAAGATGTCCAGAGCATATGAATGGCATACTTTTGATGAGTTCAATGTATGAAAATACAGGAACTATTTTAAAGCTCTTAAAGGAACAAGATAAAAATATATTGATTCAACCTAATATAGAGTTGTGTTTTGATGGAAGCTTACATAGTGGAAATGATGAAAAAATACAAAATTTCATCTATTATATATAA
- a CDS encoding ABC transporter substrate-binding protein — MENRYFDQKDTLFDITEKYKEAIDLLVSIGFENIKDENKRKTMGKAITLETALNMKKINVNTFSEQLIELIENNQNELLETNKIQEKTDVRIEGILPCPVRVPLMEAFQSFLEENKEKLNMSIGYELKAASMGVDWLKESLEKTGSADVLADLFISAGFDLFFDKDLIGKYKSENVFEDLTEMTHYNRDFENENISLKDPDNQYSMIGVVPAVFLVNTEELNGRVMPTSWEDLLSESFENKVSLPIGDFDLFNAILLNIHQKYGEDGVKKLGKSLLRSMHPSEMVKSHIKKAQKPIVTIMPYFFTKMTKRGGPMRAVWPKDGAIISPIFLLSKKEKKEKLKPIVDFFASKEIGEILSHNGKFPSVNPNVDNMISKEHKYMWIGWDYIKNNDIGKLIKKCEKLFNESIKEV; from the coding sequence ATGGAAAATAGATATTTTGATCAAAAAGATACATTGTTTGATATTACTGAAAAATATAAAGAGGCCATTGACTTATTAGTTTCTATTGGCTTTGAAAATATAAAAGATGAAAATAAGAGAAAAACCATGGGAAAAGCTATTACATTAGAGACTGCTTTAAACATGAAAAAAATAAATGTTAATACTTTCTCCGAACAATTAATTGAACTCATTGAAAACAACCAAAATGAGTTATTAGAAACAAATAAGATACAAGAAAAGACAGATGTAAGAATTGAAGGCATACTACCTTGTCCTGTAAGAGTACCTTTGATGGAAGCTTTTCAAAGCTTTTTAGAAGAAAATAAAGAAAAATTGAATATGAGTATAGGCTATGAATTAAAGGCTGCATCTATGGGAGTAGATTGGCTGAAAGAATCTTTAGAAAAAACAGGTTCAGCAGATGTATTAGCAGATTTATTCATATCAGCAGGATTTGATTTGTTTTTCGATAAGGATTTAATCGGTAAATACAAATCAGAAAATGTATTTGAAGATCTTACAGAGATGACTCATTATAATAGAGATTTTGAAAATGAAAATATAAGTCTAAAAGACCCTGACAATCAATATTCAATGATCGGCGTTGTTCCAGCAGTATTCTTAGTGAATACAGAAGAATTGAATGGAAGAGTTATGCCAACAAGCTGGGAAGATTTACTCAGTGAAAGCTTTGAAAATAAAGTGAGTTTACCTATAGGAGATTTTGATTTATTCAATGCCATCTTATTAAATATCCATCAAAAATATGGAGAAGATGGTGTGAAAAAATTAGGAAAAAGCTTATTAAGAAGTATGCATCCATCAGAAATGGTAAAATCTCATATTAAAAAAGCACAAAAGCCAATCGTTACAATCATGCCTTATTTCTTTACAAAGATGACGAAAAGAGGAGGCCCTATGAGAGCTGTATGGCCAAAGGATGGAGCCATTATTAGTCCTATATTTTTACTAAGTAAAAAGGAGAAAAAAGAAAAATTAAAGCCTATTGTAGATTTCTTTGCTTCAAAAGAGATAGGTGAAATATTATCACATAATGGAAAGTTCCCAAGTGTCAATCCAAATGTGGACAATATGATTTCAAAAGAACATAAGTATATGTGGATTGGATGGGACTACATTAAAAATAACGACATAGGAAAATTAATAAAAAAATGTGAAAAATTATTTAACGAAAGTATTAAGGAGGTGTAA
- a CDS encoding GTP-binding protein: MNLITISGPPSSGKTSIILKTIHALHERDLKVGVVKFDCLYTDDDIYYKKAGVPVKKGLSGSLCPDHYFVSNIEEVVQWGRDEKLDVLITESAGLCNRCSPYIKDIQAICVIDNLSGINTPKKIGPMLKSADIVVITKGDIVSQAEREVFASKVHSVNPKAITMHVNGLTGQGAYELSTLLYDEKEDVETVKGKQLRFSMPSALCSYCLGETRIGEDYQMGNVRKMKLGDEND, translated from the coding sequence ATGAATTTAATAACTATATCAGGACCCCCCTCATCAGGAAAAACATCTATTATACTAAAAACTATTCATGCATTGCATGAAAGAGATTTAAAAGTAGGAGTAGTAAAATTTGACTGCTTGTATACAGATGATGATATTTACTATAAAAAAGCAGGAGTTCCCGTTAAAAAAGGATTATCAGGGTCTTTATGTCCAGACCATTATTTCGTAAGTAATATTGAAGAAGTTGTTCAGTGGGGAAGAGACGAAAAGCTAGATGTACTCATTACAGAAAGTGCAGGACTTTGTAATCGCTGCTCTCCATACATTAAAGATATTCAGGCAATTTGTGTTATTGACAATTTAAGTGGAATCAATACCCCTAAAAAAATAGGACCTATGTTAAAATCAGCAGATATTGTAGTGATTACAAAAGGGGATATTGTATCACAAGCAGAAAGGGAAGTCTTTGCTTCAAAGGTTCATTCCGTAAATCCTAAGGCAATAACAATGCATGTAAATGGATTAACAGGACAAGGTGCATATGAATTAAGTACACTTTTATATGATGAAAAGGAAGACGTAGAGACAGTAAAAGGAAAACAATTAAGATTTTCCATGCCTTCAGCCCTGTGCTCTTATTGCTTAGGAGAGACAAGAATCGGAGAAGACTATCAAATGGGAAATGTTAGAAAAATGAAATTAGGTGATGAAAATGATTAA
- a CDS encoding cupin domain-containing protein, translating into MKEKYIKNIDFEKVLDFKNLIGYVDGGVESRTLVQREDFSMTLFAFEQGEGVSAYSMPGDTMIYVYEGKAEVVMDEDKKFILKEGKTIVVPPDVLHSIDVVEKSKIMIIIVKAQK; encoded by the coding sequence ATGAAAGAAAAATATATCAAAAATATAGATTTTGAGAAAGTGTTAGATTTTAAAAATTTGATAGGGTATGTAGATGGAGGGGTTGAAAGTAGGACCCTTGTACAAAGAGAAGATTTTAGTATGACCCTTTTTGCCTTTGAACAAGGAGAAGGAGTAAGTGCTTATTCAATGCCTGGAGATACAATGATTTATGTATACGAAGGAAAGGCTGAAGTAGTGATGGATGAAGATAAAAAATTTATTTTAAAGGAAGGAAAAACAATTGTTGTACCACCAGATGTACTTCATAGTATTGATGTAGTAGAAAAATCTAAAATAATGATTATTATTGTGAAGGCGCAAAAATAA